One Lucilia cuprina isolate Lc7/37 chromosome 4, ASM2204524v1, whole genome shotgun sequence DNA segment encodes these proteins:
- the LOC111684190 gene encoding glutamine--fructose-6-phosphate aminotransferase [isomerizing] 2 isoform X1, whose amino-acid sequence MCGIFAYLNYLTPKSRAEVLDLLVTGLKRLEYRGYDSTGVAIDGPNGKDTVMVKSVGKVKVLEEAIAKNFSGKDYEEPISTHVGISHTRWATHGVPCERNSHPQRSDNENSFVVVHNGIITNYKDVKTFLEKRGFEFESDTDTEVIAKLVHHLWKQHPGYSFRELVEQAIQQLEGAFAIAIKSKHFPGECVASRRGSPLLVGIKTKTRLATDHIPILYGKDDKKQQTEQETEPGKPQDHRKHLQNRDLSVLPRSESTSEFMPLEKEVEYFFASDASAVIEHTNRVIYLEDDDVAAVRDGALSIHRLKKCTDDPHAREITTLKMEIQQIMKGNYDYFMLKEIFEQPESVVNTMRGRVRFDTKSVVLGGITEYIPEIKRCRRLMLIGCGTSYHSAVATRQLLEELTELPVMVELASDFLDRNTPIFRDDVCFFISQSGETADTLMALRYCKQRGALIVGITNTVGSSICRESHCGVHINAGPEIGVASTKAYTSQFISLVMFALVMSEDRLSLQQRRLEIIDALLNLEDQIRQVLKLDSEVQELAKDLYQHKSLLIMGRGYNFATCLEGALKVKELTYMHSEGIMAGELKHGPLALVDDSMPVLMIVLRDPVYVKCMNALQQVTSRKGCPIIICEEGDEETKSFCSRSLEVPRTVDCLQGILTVIPMQLLSYHIAVLRGCDVDCPRNLAKSVTVE is encoded by the exons ATGTGTG GAATTTTCGCTTATCTTAACTACTTGACACCAAAATCTCGTGCTGAGGTTTTAGATCTCTTGGTAACTGGCTTGAAACGTTTAGAATATCGTGGTTATGATTCGACTGGTGTAGCTATTGATGGACCAAATGGCAAGGATACTGTTATGGTTAAAAGTGTGGGCAAAGTTAAAGTGCTAGAAGAAGCCATAGCCAAAA atttcagtGGTAAAGACTATGAAGAACCCATTAGTACACATGTCGGTATTTCACATACACGTTGGGCTACCCACGGTGTACCATGCGAAAGGAATTCACATCCCCAGCGTTCAGACAATGAGAACAGTTTCGTCGTTGTGCACAATGGTATCATAACCAATTACAAAGatgttaaaacctttttggaaAAGAGAGGTTTTGAATTTGAATCCGATACTGATACAGAAGTTATTGCCAAATTGGTACATCATTTGTGGAAACAACATCCCGGTTACTCTTTTAGAGAATTAGTAGAACAGGCCATTCAACAATTG GAAGGTGCTTTTGCTATTGCTATTAAATCCAAACATTTCCCCGGTGAGTGCGTGGCCTCCAGACGTGGCTCTCCTCTGTTGGTTGGTATCAAAACCAAAACTCGTTTAGCCACCGATCACATTCCCATTTTGTATGGCAAAG ATGATAAGAAACAACAAACTGAACAAG AAACCGAGCCGGGCAAACCACAAg ATCATCGTAAACATTTGCAAAATCGCGATTTATCAGTGTTGCCACGCTCTGAAAGCACCTCGGAATTTATGCCTTTGGAGAAGGAAGTTGAATATTTCTTTGCCTCGGATGCTTCGGCTGTTATTGAACACACCAACCGTGTCATTTACTTAGAG gaTGATGATGTAGCCGCTGTACGTGATGGTGCTCTTAGCATTCATCGTCTCAAAAAATGCACAGATGATCCCCATGCTCGTGAAATTACAACTTTGAAAATGGAAATTCAACAAATCATGAAAGGCAACTATGACTATTTCATGTTGAAGGAAATTTTCGAACAACCCGAATCCGTAGTAAATACCATGCGTGGTCGCGTACGTTTCGATACTAAATCTGTAGTACTTGGTGGCATTACGGAATACATTCCAGAGATTAAACGTTGTCGTCGTTTGATGTTGATTGGCTGTGGTACCTCTTACCACAGTGCTGTGGCCACTCGTCAACTTCTGGAAGAACTTACCGAATTGCCCGTAATGGTTGAATTAGCTTCAGATTTCTTAGATCGTAATACTCCCATTTTCCGTGATGATGTTTGCTTCTTCATTTCCCAATCCGGTGAAACAGCCGATACATTAATGGCTTTGCGTTATTGCAAACAACGTGGGGCTCTCATTGTTGGTATCACTAACACTGTAGGCAGTAGCATATGTCGTGAATCTCATTGTGGTGTCCATATTAATGCCGGTCCCGAAATCGGTGTTGCCTCCACAAAGGCTTATACTTCACAATTCATTTCATTGGTTATGTTCGCTTTGGTTATGTCTGAGGATCGTCTGTCTTTGCAACAAAGACGTTTGGAAATTATTGATGCCCTTCTCAATTTGGAGGATCAAATTCGTCAAGTTTTGAAATTGGACTCTGAAGTACAGGAATTGGCCAAGGATTTGTATCAACACAAGTCACTTTTGATTATGGGTCGTGGTTATAACTTTGCCACTTGTTTGGAAGGTGCTTTG AAAGTTAAAGAATTAACTTACATGCACAGTGAAGGTATAATGGCTGGCGAACTTAAACATGGTCCCCTAGCTTTGGTTGATGATTCCATGCCTGTACTTATGATTGTTTTACGTGATCCTGTTTATGTCAAATGTATGAATGCTTTGCAACAGGTTACCTCACGCAAAGGTTGTCCCATCATTATTTGCGAAGAGGGTGATGAAGAAACAAAATCCTTCTGTTCCCGTAGTTTAGAAGTTCCACGCACTGTGGACTGTCTCCAAGGTATCCTTACCGTAATTCCTATGCAGCTACTATCTTATCACATTGCCGTCTTACGTGGCTGTGATGTTGATTGCCCGCGCAACTTGGCCAAATCTGTAACCGTAGAATAA
- the LOC111684190 gene encoding glutamine--fructose-6-phosphate aminotransferase [isomerizing] 2 isoform X2, with translation MCGIFAYLNYLTPKSRAEVLDLLVTGLKRLEYRGYDSTGVAIDGPNGKDTVMVKSVGKVKVLEEAIAKNFSGKDYEEPISTHVGISHTRWATHGVPCERNSHPQRSDNENSFVVVHNGIITNYKDVKTFLEKRGFEFESDTDTEVIAKLVHHLWKQHPGYSFRELVEQAIQQLEGAFAIAIKSKHFPGECVASRRGSPLLVGIKTKTRLATDHIPILYGKDDKKQQTEQDHRKHLQNRDLSVLPRSESTSEFMPLEKEVEYFFASDASAVIEHTNRVIYLEDDDVAAVRDGALSIHRLKKCTDDPHAREITTLKMEIQQIMKGNYDYFMLKEIFEQPESVVNTMRGRVRFDTKSVVLGGITEYIPEIKRCRRLMLIGCGTSYHSAVATRQLLEELTELPVMVELASDFLDRNTPIFRDDVCFFISQSGETADTLMALRYCKQRGALIVGITNTVGSSICRESHCGVHINAGPEIGVASTKAYTSQFISLVMFALVMSEDRLSLQQRRLEIIDALLNLEDQIRQVLKLDSEVQELAKDLYQHKSLLIMGRGYNFATCLEGALKVKELTYMHSEGIMAGELKHGPLALVDDSMPVLMIVLRDPVYVKCMNALQQVTSRKGCPIIICEEGDEETKSFCSRSLEVPRTVDCLQGILTVIPMQLLSYHIAVLRGCDVDCPRNLAKSVTVE, from the exons ATGTGTG GAATTTTCGCTTATCTTAACTACTTGACACCAAAATCTCGTGCTGAGGTTTTAGATCTCTTGGTAACTGGCTTGAAACGTTTAGAATATCGTGGTTATGATTCGACTGGTGTAGCTATTGATGGACCAAATGGCAAGGATACTGTTATGGTTAAAAGTGTGGGCAAAGTTAAAGTGCTAGAAGAAGCCATAGCCAAAA atttcagtGGTAAAGACTATGAAGAACCCATTAGTACACATGTCGGTATTTCACATACACGTTGGGCTACCCACGGTGTACCATGCGAAAGGAATTCACATCCCCAGCGTTCAGACAATGAGAACAGTTTCGTCGTTGTGCACAATGGTATCATAACCAATTACAAAGatgttaaaacctttttggaaAAGAGAGGTTTTGAATTTGAATCCGATACTGATACAGAAGTTATTGCCAAATTGGTACATCATTTGTGGAAACAACATCCCGGTTACTCTTTTAGAGAATTAGTAGAACAGGCCATTCAACAATTG GAAGGTGCTTTTGCTATTGCTATTAAATCCAAACATTTCCCCGGTGAGTGCGTGGCCTCCAGACGTGGCTCTCCTCTGTTGGTTGGTATCAAAACCAAAACTCGTTTAGCCACCGATCACATTCCCATTTTGTATGGCAAAG ATGATAAGAAACAACAAACTGAACAAG ATCATCGTAAACATTTGCAAAATCGCGATTTATCAGTGTTGCCACGCTCTGAAAGCACCTCGGAATTTATGCCTTTGGAGAAGGAAGTTGAATATTTCTTTGCCTCGGATGCTTCGGCTGTTATTGAACACACCAACCGTGTCATTTACTTAGAG gaTGATGATGTAGCCGCTGTACGTGATGGTGCTCTTAGCATTCATCGTCTCAAAAAATGCACAGATGATCCCCATGCTCGTGAAATTACAACTTTGAAAATGGAAATTCAACAAATCATGAAAGGCAACTATGACTATTTCATGTTGAAGGAAATTTTCGAACAACCCGAATCCGTAGTAAATACCATGCGTGGTCGCGTACGTTTCGATACTAAATCTGTAGTACTTGGTGGCATTACGGAATACATTCCAGAGATTAAACGTTGTCGTCGTTTGATGTTGATTGGCTGTGGTACCTCTTACCACAGTGCTGTGGCCACTCGTCAACTTCTGGAAGAACTTACCGAATTGCCCGTAATGGTTGAATTAGCTTCAGATTTCTTAGATCGTAATACTCCCATTTTCCGTGATGATGTTTGCTTCTTCATTTCCCAATCCGGTGAAACAGCCGATACATTAATGGCTTTGCGTTATTGCAAACAACGTGGGGCTCTCATTGTTGGTATCACTAACACTGTAGGCAGTAGCATATGTCGTGAATCTCATTGTGGTGTCCATATTAATGCCGGTCCCGAAATCGGTGTTGCCTCCACAAAGGCTTATACTTCACAATTCATTTCATTGGTTATGTTCGCTTTGGTTATGTCTGAGGATCGTCTGTCTTTGCAACAAAGACGTTTGGAAATTATTGATGCCCTTCTCAATTTGGAGGATCAAATTCGTCAAGTTTTGAAATTGGACTCTGAAGTACAGGAATTGGCCAAGGATTTGTATCAACACAAGTCACTTTTGATTATGGGTCGTGGTTATAACTTTGCCACTTGTTTGGAAGGTGCTTTG AAAGTTAAAGAATTAACTTACATGCACAGTGAAGGTATAATGGCTGGCGAACTTAAACATGGTCCCCTAGCTTTGGTTGATGATTCCATGCCTGTACTTATGATTGTTTTACGTGATCCTGTTTATGTCAAATGTATGAATGCTTTGCAACAGGTTACCTCACGCAAAGGTTGTCCCATCATTATTTGCGAAGAGGGTGATGAAGAAACAAAATCCTTCTGTTCCCGTAGTTTAGAAGTTCCACGCACTGTGGACTGTCTCCAAGGTATCCTTACCGTAATTCCTATGCAGCTACTATCTTATCACATTGCCGTCTTACGTGGCTGTGATGTTGATTGCCCGCGCAACTTGGCCAAATCTGTAACCGTAGAATAA
- the LOC111684190 gene encoding glutamine--fructose-6-phosphate aminotransferase [isomerizing] 2 isoform X3 — MCGIFAYLNYLTPKSRAEVLDLLVTGLKRLEYRGYDSTGVAIDGPNGKDTVMVKSVGKVKVLEEAIAKNFSGKDYEEPISTHVGISHTRWATHGVPCERNSHPQRSDNENSFVVVHNGIITNYKDVKTFLEKRGFEFESDTDTEVIAKLVHHLWKQHPGYSFRELVEQAIQQLEGAFAIAIKSKHFPGECVASRRGSPLLVGIKTKTRLATDHIPILYGKETEPGKPQDHRKHLQNRDLSVLPRSESTSEFMPLEKEVEYFFASDASAVIEHTNRVIYLEDDDVAAVRDGALSIHRLKKCTDDPHAREITTLKMEIQQIMKGNYDYFMLKEIFEQPESVVNTMRGRVRFDTKSVVLGGITEYIPEIKRCRRLMLIGCGTSYHSAVATRQLLEELTELPVMVELASDFLDRNTPIFRDDVCFFISQSGETADTLMALRYCKQRGALIVGITNTVGSSICRESHCGVHINAGPEIGVASTKAYTSQFISLVMFALVMSEDRLSLQQRRLEIIDALLNLEDQIRQVLKLDSEVQELAKDLYQHKSLLIMGRGYNFATCLEGALKVKELTYMHSEGIMAGELKHGPLALVDDSMPVLMIVLRDPVYVKCMNALQQVTSRKGCPIIICEEGDEETKSFCSRSLEVPRTVDCLQGILTVIPMQLLSYHIAVLRGCDVDCPRNLAKSVTVE; from the exons ATGTGTG GAATTTTCGCTTATCTTAACTACTTGACACCAAAATCTCGTGCTGAGGTTTTAGATCTCTTGGTAACTGGCTTGAAACGTTTAGAATATCGTGGTTATGATTCGACTGGTGTAGCTATTGATGGACCAAATGGCAAGGATACTGTTATGGTTAAAAGTGTGGGCAAAGTTAAAGTGCTAGAAGAAGCCATAGCCAAAA atttcagtGGTAAAGACTATGAAGAACCCATTAGTACACATGTCGGTATTTCACATACACGTTGGGCTACCCACGGTGTACCATGCGAAAGGAATTCACATCCCCAGCGTTCAGACAATGAGAACAGTTTCGTCGTTGTGCACAATGGTATCATAACCAATTACAAAGatgttaaaacctttttggaaAAGAGAGGTTTTGAATTTGAATCCGATACTGATACAGAAGTTATTGCCAAATTGGTACATCATTTGTGGAAACAACATCCCGGTTACTCTTTTAGAGAATTAGTAGAACAGGCCATTCAACAATTG GAAGGTGCTTTTGCTATTGCTATTAAATCCAAACATTTCCCCGGTGAGTGCGTGGCCTCCAGACGTGGCTCTCCTCTGTTGGTTGGTATCAAAACCAAAACTCGTTTAGCCACCGATCACATTCCCATTTTGTATGGCAAAG AAACCGAGCCGGGCAAACCACAAg ATCATCGTAAACATTTGCAAAATCGCGATTTATCAGTGTTGCCACGCTCTGAAAGCACCTCGGAATTTATGCCTTTGGAGAAGGAAGTTGAATATTTCTTTGCCTCGGATGCTTCGGCTGTTATTGAACACACCAACCGTGTCATTTACTTAGAG gaTGATGATGTAGCCGCTGTACGTGATGGTGCTCTTAGCATTCATCGTCTCAAAAAATGCACAGATGATCCCCATGCTCGTGAAATTACAACTTTGAAAATGGAAATTCAACAAATCATGAAAGGCAACTATGACTATTTCATGTTGAAGGAAATTTTCGAACAACCCGAATCCGTAGTAAATACCATGCGTGGTCGCGTACGTTTCGATACTAAATCTGTAGTACTTGGTGGCATTACGGAATACATTCCAGAGATTAAACGTTGTCGTCGTTTGATGTTGATTGGCTGTGGTACCTCTTACCACAGTGCTGTGGCCACTCGTCAACTTCTGGAAGAACTTACCGAATTGCCCGTAATGGTTGAATTAGCTTCAGATTTCTTAGATCGTAATACTCCCATTTTCCGTGATGATGTTTGCTTCTTCATTTCCCAATCCGGTGAAACAGCCGATACATTAATGGCTTTGCGTTATTGCAAACAACGTGGGGCTCTCATTGTTGGTATCACTAACACTGTAGGCAGTAGCATATGTCGTGAATCTCATTGTGGTGTCCATATTAATGCCGGTCCCGAAATCGGTGTTGCCTCCACAAAGGCTTATACTTCACAATTCATTTCATTGGTTATGTTCGCTTTGGTTATGTCTGAGGATCGTCTGTCTTTGCAACAAAGACGTTTGGAAATTATTGATGCCCTTCTCAATTTGGAGGATCAAATTCGTCAAGTTTTGAAATTGGACTCTGAAGTACAGGAATTGGCCAAGGATTTGTATCAACACAAGTCACTTTTGATTATGGGTCGTGGTTATAACTTTGCCACTTGTTTGGAAGGTGCTTTG AAAGTTAAAGAATTAACTTACATGCACAGTGAAGGTATAATGGCTGGCGAACTTAAACATGGTCCCCTAGCTTTGGTTGATGATTCCATGCCTGTACTTATGATTGTTTTACGTGATCCTGTTTATGTCAAATGTATGAATGCTTTGCAACAGGTTACCTCACGCAAAGGTTGTCCCATCATTATTTGCGAAGAGGGTGATGAAGAAACAAAATCCTTCTGTTCCCGTAGTTTAGAAGTTCCACGCACTGTGGACTGTCTCCAAGGTATCCTTACCGTAATTCCTATGCAGCTACTATCTTATCACATTGCCGTCTTACGTGGCTGTGATGTTGATTGCCCGCGCAACTTGGCCAAATCTGTAACCGTAGAATAA
- the LOC111684190 gene encoding glutamine--fructose-6-phosphate aminotransferase [isomerizing] 2 isoform X5 has protein sequence MCGIFAYLNYLTPKSRAEVLDLLVTGLKRLEYRGYDSTGVAIDGPNGKDTVMVKSVGKVKVLEEAIAKNFSGKDYEEPISTHVGISHTRWATHGVPCERNSHPQRSDNENSFVVVHNGIITNYKDVKTFLEKRGFEFESDTDTEVIAKLVHHLWKQHPGYSFRELVEQAIQQLEGAFAIAIKSKHFPGECVASRRGSPLLVGIKTKTRLATDHIPILYGKDHRKHLQNRDLSVLPRSESTSEFMPLEKEVEYFFASDASAVIEHTNRVIYLEDDDVAAVRDGALSIHRLKKCTDDPHAREITTLKMEIQQIMKGNYDYFMLKEIFEQPESVVNTMRGRVRFDTKSVVLGGITEYIPEIKRCRRLMLIGCGTSYHSAVATRQLLEELTELPVMVELASDFLDRNTPIFRDDVCFFISQSGETADTLMALRYCKQRGALIVGITNTVGSSICRESHCGVHINAGPEIGVASTKAYTSQFISLVMFALVMSEDRLSLQQRRLEIIDALLNLEDQIRQVLKLDSEVQELAKDLYQHKSLLIMGRGYNFATCLEGALKVKELTYMHSEGIMAGELKHGPLALVDDSMPVLMIVLRDPVYVKCMNALQQVTSRKGCPIIICEEGDEETKSFCSRSLEVPRTVDCLQGILTVIPMQLLSYHIAVLRGCDVDCPRNLAKSVTVE, from the exons ATGTGTG GAATTTTCGCTTATCTTAACTACTTGACACCAAAATCTCGTGCTGAGGTTTTAGATCTCTTGGTAACTGGCTTGAAACGTTTAGAATATCGTGGTTATGATTCGACTGGTGTAGCTATTGATGGACCAAATGGCAAGGATACTGTTATGGTTAAAAGTGTGGGCAAAGTTAAAGTGCTAGAAGAAGCCATAGCCAAAA atttcagtGGTAAAGACTATGAAGAACCCATTAGTACACATGTCGGTATTTCACATACACGTTGGGCTACCCACGGTGTACCATGCGAAAGGAATTCACATCCCCAGCGTTCAGACAATGAGAACAGTTTCGTCGTTGTGCACAATGGTATCATAACCAATTACAAAGatgttaaaacctttttggaaAAGAGAGGTTTTGAATTTGAATCCGATACTGATACAGAAGTTATTGCCAAATTGGTACATCATTTGTGGAAACAACATCCCGGTTACTCTTTTAGAGAATTAGTAGAACAGGCCATTCAACAATTG GAAGGTGCTTTTGCTATTGCTATTAAATCCAAACATTTCCCCGGTGAGTGCGTGGCCTCCAGACGTGGCTCTCCTCTGTTGGTTGGTATCAAAACCAAAACTCGTTTAGCCACCGATCACATTCCCATTTTGTATGGCAAAG ATCATCGTAAACATTTGCAAAATCGCGATTTATCAGTGTTGCCACGCTCTGAAAGCACCTCGGAATTTATGCCTTTGGAGAAGGAAGTTGAATATTTCTTTGCCTCGGATGCTTCGGCTGTTATTGAACACACCAACCGTGTCATTTACTTAGAG gaTGATGATGTAGCCGCTGTACGTGATGGTGCTCTTAGCATTCATCGTCTCAAAAAATGCACAGATGATCCCCATGCTCGTGAAATTACAACTTTGAAAATGGAAATTCAACAAATCATGAAAGGCAACTATGACTATTTCATGTTGAAGGAAATTTTCGAACAACCCGAATCCGTAGTAAATACCATGCGTGGTCGCGTACGTTTCGATACTAAATCTGTAGTACTTGGTGGCATTACGGAATACATTCCAGAGATTAAACGTTGTCGTCGTTTGATGTTGATTGGCTGTGGTACCTCTTACCACAGTGCTGTGGCCACTCGTCAACTTCTGGAAGAACTTACCGAATTGCCCGTAATGGTTGAATTAGCTTCAGATTTCTTAGATCGTAATACTCCCATTTTCCGTGATGATGTTTGCTTCTTCATTTCCCAATCCGGTGAAACAGCCGATACATTAATGGCTTTGCGTTATTGCAAACAACGTGGGGCTCTCATTGTTGGTATCACTAACACTGTAGGCAGTAGCATATGTCGTGAATCTCATTGTGGTGTCCATATTAATGCCGGTCCCGAAATCGGTGTTGCCTCCACAAAGGCTTATACTTCACAATTCATTTCATTGGTTATGTTCGCTTTGGTTATGTCTGAGGATCGTCTGTCTTTGCAACAAAGACGTTTGGAAATTATTGATGCCCTTCTCAATTTGGAGGATCAAATTCGTCAAGTTTTGAAATTGGACTCTGAAGTACAGGAATTGGCCAAGGATTTGTATCAACACAAGTCACTTTTGATTATGGGTCGTGGTTATAACTTTGCCACTTGTTTGGAAGGTGCTTTG AAAGTTAAAGAATTAACTTACATGCACAGTGAAGGTATAATGGCTGGCGAACTTAAACATGGTCCCCTAGCTTTGGTTGATGATTCCATGCCTGTACTTATGATTGTTTTACGTGATCCTGTTTATGTCAAATGTATGAATGCTTTGCAACAGGTTACCTCACGCAAAGGTTGTCCCATCATTATTTGCGAAGAGGGTGATGAAGAAACAAAATCCTTCTGTTCCCGTAGTTTAGAAGTTCCACGCACTGTGGACTGTCTCCAAGGTATCCTTACCGTAATTCCTATGCAGCTACTATCTTATCACATTGCCGTCTTACGTGGCTGTGATGTTGATTGCCCGCGCAACTTGGCCAAATCTGTAACCGTAGAATAA
- the LOC111684190 gene encoding glutamine--fructose-6-phosphate aminotransferase [isomerizing] 2 isoform X4, whose protein sequence is MCGIFAYLNYLTPKSRAEVLDLLVTGLKRLEYRGYDSTGVAIDGPNGKDTVMVKSVGKVKVLEEAIAKNFSGKDYEEPISTHVGISHTRWATHGVPCERNSHPQRSDNENSFVVVHNGIITNYKDVKTFLEKRGFEFESDTDTEVIAKLVHHLWKQHPGYSFRELVEQAIQQLEGAFAIAIKSKHFPGECVASRRGSPLLVGIKTKTRLATDHIPILYGKDDKKQQTEQETEPGKPQVLPRSESTSEFMPLEKEVEYFFASDASAVIEHTNRVIYLEDDDVAAVRDGALSIHRLKKCTDDPHAREITTLKMEIQQIMKGNYDYFMLKEIFEQPESVVNTMRGRVRFDTKSVVLGGITEYIPEIKRCRRLMLIGCGTSYHSAVATRQLLEELTELPVMVELASDFLDRNTPIFRDDVCFFISQSGETADTLMALRYCKQRGALIVGITNTVGSSICRESHCGVHINAGPEIGVASTKAYTSQFISLVMFALVMSEDRLSLQQRRLEIIDALLNLEDQIRQVLKLDSEVQELAKDLYQHKSLLIMGRGYNFATCLEGALKVKELTYMHSEGIMAGELKHGPLALVDDSMPVLMIVLRDPVYVKCMNALQQVTSRKGCPIIICEEGDEETKSFCSRSLEVPRTVDCLQGILTVIPMQLLSYHIAVLRGCDVDCPRNLAKSVTVE, encoded by the exons ATGTGTG GAATTTTCGCTTATCTTAACTACTTGACACCAAAATCTCGTGCTGAGGTTTTAGATCTCTTGGTAACTGGCTTGAAACGTTTAGAATATCGTGGTTATGATTCGACTGGTGTAGCTATTGATGGACCAAATGGCAAGGATACTGTTATGGTTAAAAGTGTGGGCAAAGTTAAAGTGCTAGAAGAAGCCATAGCCAAAA atttcagtGGTAAAGACTATGAAGAACCCATTAGTACACATGTCGGTATTTCACATACACGTTGGGCTACCCACGGTGTACCATGCGAAAGGAATTCACATCCCCAGCGTTCAGACAATGAGAACAGTTTCGTCGTTGTGCACAATGGTATCATAACCAATTACAAAGatgttaaaacctttttggaaAAGAGAGGTTTTGAATTTGAATCCGATACTGATACAGAAGTTATTGCCAAATTGGTACATCATTTGTGGAAACAACATCCCGGTTACTCTTTTAGAGAATTAGTAGAACAGGCCATTCAACAATTG GAAGGTGCTTTTGCTATTGCTATTAAATCCAAACATTTCCCCGGTGAGTGCGTGGCCTCCAGACGTGGCTCTCCTCTGTTGGTTGGTATCAAAACCAAAACTCGTTTAGCCACCGATCACATTCCCATTTTGTATGGCAAAG ATGATAAGAAACAACAAACTGAACAAG AAACCGAGCCGGGCAAACCACAAg TGTTGCCACGCTCTGAAAGCACCTCGGAATTTATGCCTTTGGAGAAGGAAGTTGAATATTTCTTTGCCTCGGATGCTTCGGCTGTTATTGAACACACCAACCGTGTCATTTACTTAGAG gaTGATGATGTAGCCGCTGTACGTGATGGTGCTCTTAGCATTCATCGTCTCAAAAAATGCACAGATGATCCCCATGCTCGTGAAATTACAACTTTGAAAATGGAAATTCAACAAATCATGAAAGGCAACTATGACTATTTCATGTTGAAGGAAATTTTCGAACAACCCGAATCCGTAGTAAATACCATGCGTGGTCGCGTACGTTTCGATACTAAATCTGTAGTACTTGGTGGCATTACGGAATACATTCCAGAGATTAAACGTTGTCGTCGTTTGATGTTGATTGGCTGTGGTACCTCTTACCACAGTGCTGTGGCCACTCGTCAACTTCTGGAAGAACTTACCGAATTGCCCGTAATGGTTGAATTAGCTTCAGATTTCTTAGATCGTAATACTCCCATTTTCCGTGATGATGTTTGCTTCTTCATTTCCCAATCCGGTGAAACAGCCGATACATTAATGGCTTTGCGTTATTGCAAACAACGTGGGGCTCTCATTGTTGGTATCACTAACACTGTAGGCAGTAGCATATGTCGTGAATCTCATTGTGGTGTCCATATTAATGCCGGTCCCGAAATCGGTGTTGCCTCCACAAAGGCTTATACTTCACAATTCATTTCATTGGTTATGTTCGCTTTGGTTATGTCTGAGGATCGTCTGTCTTTGCAACAAAGACGTTTGGAAATTATTGATGCCCTTCTCAATTTGGAGGATCAAATTCGTCAAGTTTTGAAATTGGACTCTGAAGTACAGGAATTGGCCAAGGATTTGTATCAACACAAGTCACTTTTGATTATGGGTCGTGGTTATAACTTTGCCACTTGTTTGGAAGGTGCTTTG AAAGTTAAAGAATTAACTTACATGCACAGTGAAGGTATAATGGCTGGCGAACTTAAACATGGTCCCCTAGCTTTGGTTGATGATTCCATGCCTGTACTTATGATTGTTTTACGTGATCCTGTTTATGTCAAATGTATGAATGCTTTGCAACAGGTTACCTCACGCAAAGGTTGTCCCATCATTATTTGCGAAGAGGGTGATGAAGAAACAAAATCCTTCTGTTCCCGTAGTTTAGAAGTTCCACGCACTGTGGACTGTCTCCAAGGTATCCTTACCGTAATTCCTATGCAGCTACTATCTTATCACATTGCCGTCTTACGTGGCTGTGATGTTGATTGCCCGCGCAACTTGGCCAAATCTGTAACCGTAGAATAA